One Natronomonas moolapensis 8.8.11 genomic region harbors:
- a CDS encoding peptide-methionine (S)-S-oxide reductase MsrA, with amino-acid sequence MPSTPRTIVEYDRAAPTREATETATFGLGCFWGPDARFGAMDGVVRTRVGYAGGTESNPTYHALGDHTEVVQVDYDPTRFDYRSLLAAAFAAHDPYRQPTKRQYHHIVFPGTDRQRATLEAYLDREGYDSEDVTTRIEALSAFHPAESYHQKYTLRTDRTLLESFEAAEYDDEAIRESPAAAKLNADRAGREVAPVPELGIGTAPRHGRE; translated from the coding sequence ATGCCTTCGACACCGCGGACGATCGTCGAGTACGACCGCGCGGCCCCGACCCGCGAGGCGACCGAGACGGCGACGTTCGGCCTCGGGTGTTTCTGGGGTCCCGACGCGCGCTTCGGCGCGATGGACGGGGTCGTTCGCACCCGGGTCGGCTACGCCGGCGGAACGGAATCGAACCCCACCTACCACGCCCTCGGCGACCACACGGAAGTCGTCCAGGTCGACTACGACCCCACACGGTTCGACTACCGGTCGCTTCTCGCGGCCGCGTTTGCGGCCCACGATCCCTATCGGCAGCCGACGAAGCGTCAGTACCACCACATCGTCTTCCCCGGAACCGACCGACAGCGCGCGACGCTGGAGGCGTACCTCGACCGGGAGGGGTACGACAGCGAGGACGTCACTACGCGCATCGAGGCGCTCTCGGCGTTTCATCCGGCGGAAAGCTACCACCAAAAGTACACGCTCAGAACCGATCGCACCCTGTTGGAGTCCTTCGAGGCGGCGGAGTACGACGACGAGGCGATCCGGGAGTCGCCGGCGGCTGCAAAATTGAACGCGGACCGCGCCGGCCGCGAGGTGGCCCCGGTTCCCGAGTTGGGCATCGGGACGGCACCCCGACACGGTCGCGAGTGA
- a CDS encoding protein-L-isoaspartate O-methyltransferase family protein yields MEPAVLREDMVDSLEHDAKAVVRSERVSVAMRTVPREPFVAEDAAAYADRSFERLGTRVLSPSAAGRLFEALDIRPDDTVLVVGVGVGYTAAVLAELTDEASVHGIDIARRLVYDARSNLSAAGYSGVLVDCRDGARGLAEYAPYDRILLEAAAIEPPEALREQLVPGGRLVMPLGGATQTLVAIEDNERTGYGTVAFHPMLVDGEQADTIERNRTRREDREHARRDAERRKGWEQDWIDWDRA; encoded by the coding sequence ATGGAACCCGCGGTGCTCAGAGAGGACATGGTCGACAGCCTCGAACACGACGCCAAGGCCGTCGTCCGCTCGGAGCGAGTCAGCGTCGCGATGCGGACGGTGCCCCGGGAGCCGTTCGTCGCCGAGGACGCCGCGGCGTACGCCGACCGATCCTTCGAGCGCCTCGGTACGCGCGTGCTGTCTCCGAGCGCGGCCGGGCGGCTGTTCGAGGCGCTCGACATCCGCCCCGATGACACCGTCCTCGTCGTCGGCGTCGGGGTCGGCTACACCGCCGCGGTGCTCGCCGAACTCACCGACGAGGCCAGCGTCCACGGGATCGACATCGCCCGACGGCTCGTCTACGACGCCCGTTCGAACCTCTCGGCTGCGGGCTACTCCGGCGTGCTCGTCGACTGCCGCGACGGGGCCCGCGGCCTCGCCGAGTACGCCCCCTACGACCGCATCCTGCTCGAGGCTGCCGCCATCGAGCCGCCGGAGGCGCTCCGCGAGCAGTTGGTCCCCGGCGGCCGCCTCGTGATGCCGCTCGGCGGCGCGACGCAGACGCTCGTCGCCATCGAGGACAACGAACGCACCGGATACGGTACCGTCGCCTTCCACCCGATGCTCGTCGACGGCGAGCAGGCCGACACGATCGAGCGCAACCGAACCCGTCGCGAGGACCGCGAGCACGCCCGTCGGGACGCCGAGCGCCGAAAGGGGTGGGAACAGGACTGGATCGACTGGGATCGGGCCTGA
- a CDS encoding protein-L-isoaspartate(D-aspartate) O-methyltransferase has product MTEGDSDGGQGNDDRSDGNGADVRNGRADGGRFRAARDRLVDSLADRGRIEHPATIEALRSVPRHEFVPEERRDAAYADRPLPIGSGQTISAPHMVGIMCDRLAPGPGDRILEIGTGCGYHAAVTAELVGSENVYTVEYVPELAAEARRRLERLGYGDVHVRAGDGWRGWPDHAPYDGAYLTCAAPELPEAVAAQVRVGGRIVAPIGGTTQTLVEATRTDEGLERETHGSVRFVPMEGGA; this is encoded by the coding sequence ATGACCGAAGGGGACTCGGACGGTGGGCAGGGAAACGACGATCGGAGCGACGGGAACGGGGCGGACGTTCGGAACGGCCGGGCCGACGGAGGGCGATTCCGGGCGGCCCGCGACCGCCTCGTCGACTCGCTCGCCGACCGGGGCCGGATCGAGCATCCGGCGACGATCGAAGCCCTCCGGTCGGTCCCGCGCCACGAGTTCGTCCCCGAGGAGCGCCGCGATGCGGCCTACGCCGACCGCCCGCTGCCGATCGGATCGGGTCAGACCATCTCCGCGCCGCACATGGTCGGGATCATGTGCGATCGGCTCGCGCCCGGCCCCGGCGACCGGATTCTCGAGATCGGCACCGGCTGTGGGTACCACGCCGCCGTGACAGCCGAGCTCGTCGGGAGCGAGAACGTGTACACCGTCGAGTACGTCCCGGAACTCGCGGCCGAGGCCCGCCGTCGTCTCGAGCGGCTCGGCTACGGCGACGTGCACGTCCGGGCCGGCGACGGCTGGCGGGGCTGGCCGGACCACGCCCCGTACGACGGCGCGTATCTCACCTGCGCCGCGCCGGAACTCCCGGAGGCGGTCGCCGCACAAGTCCGCGTCGGCGGCCGGATCGTCGCCCCGATCGGGGGGACGACCCAGACGCTCGTCGAGGCCACCCGCACTGACGAGGGTCTCGAGCGCGAGACCCACGGCAGCGTCCGGTTCGTCCCGATGGAGGGCGGCGCGTAG
- a CDS encoding HVO_0476 family zinc finger protein yields MNQQRVAVRCPSCSPGAETAHEVLNRGGGVTVRCGECGHVHKTTIEEETTVERRVVVSQDGEATEATVEIPPAERLVVGDEFLVETDEAILTARVTSLEGPNGARSDGASADDVQTIWARAVGNVTVNLTLHPMEDSGDESRSVRIQVPGDESFAVGATHEYGGEEFSVERILVREDATDYERLDFDFEGDSVLAKDIKRLYARDEDSQARAWSGW; encoded by the coding sequence ATGAACCAACAGCGCGTCGCGGTCCGGTGTCCGTCGTGTTCGCCGGGCGCCGAGACCGCCCACGAGGTACTGAACCGCGGCGGCGGCGTCACCGTCCGGTGCGGCGAGTGCGGCCACGTCCACAAGACGACCATAGAGGAGGAGACGACCGTCGAGCGCCGAGTCGTCGTCTCGCAGGACGGGGAGGCGACGGAGGCGACCGTCGAGATCCCGCCGGCGGAACGGCTGGTCGTCGGCGACGAGTTCCTCGTCGAGACCGACGAGGCGATCCTGACCGCCCGCGTTACCTCCCTCGAGGGGCCGAACGGCGCGAGGTCCGACGGTGCCAGCGCTGACGACGTCCAGACGATCTGGGCCCGCGCCGTCGGCAACGTCACGGTCAACCTGACGCTGCACCCGATGGAGGACTCGGGCGACGAGAGCCGCAGCGTCCGGATCCAGGTCCCCGGCGACGAGTCCTTCGCCGTCGGGGCGACCCACGAATACGGCGGCGAGGAGTTCAGCGTCGAGCGCATCCTCGTCCGCGAGGACGCGACCGACTACGAGCGCCTGGACTTCGACTTCGAGGGTGATTCGGTTCTCGCAAAGGACATCAAACGGCTCTACGCCCGCGACGAGGACTCGCAGGCGCGGGCGTGGTCGGGCTGGTAG